Below is a window of Bacteroidota bacterium DNA.
CAGATAGTTCCTATTTGGCTTATTTTGCAAAGCAACTTGGTTTACGACCATTGGTAGTTCATTTTGATAACGGATGGAATAGTGAATTGGCTGTTAAGAATATCGAAAATATTGTATCAAAACTTGGATACGATTTGTATACCTACGTTTTTGACTGGGAAGAGTTTAAAGATTTACAAGTTGCGTATTTAAAAGCATCTGTAGTAGATACTGAAGTACCCACCGATTATTTAATCTTTGCGGTACTTAATAAAATTGCTGCAAAAGAAAACATCAAATACATTCTAAGTGGATACAACTACGTTACAGAATTTGGAATGCCTAAAGGCTGGAATTACGATAAAAAATTTGACCACGTTAATCTTGAAAATATTCATAAAAAATTTGGAAAAGTAGAACTCAAAAAGTTTCCAACCTTTGGCATTTCTCAGCGTTATTGGTACGAAGAAATTCTTGGTATTGAAACCGTAACACTACTTAATTTTAAACCCTATATTAAAAAGGAAATTAAAGACCTAATTGCAAAAGAGCTAGATTGGCGAGATTATGGCGGAAAGCACCACGAATCAATTTTTACTCGTTTTTACCAAGATTATATTTTACCTAAAAAATTTAATATTGATAAACGTAAAACTCATTGGTCATCCTTAATTTGGTCCGGACAAGCAACAAAGCAAGAAGCTCTAGCTGATTTAGCTAACGAACCTTATCCTAAAGAATTACAAGAGCAAGATAGAGTGTATGTTACCAAGAAATTGGGATTAACTGATACTGAGTTTGAATCAATAATGAATACTAAGCCCATAGAGCATGAGTTTTATGGTTTTGAATCACCAGATAACTTAAAATTTAAATTGTACAAACTATTACTTTACGTTCCAGCCAGAATATCTAAAAAAATTCGGTACATAAAAGCAACCGGTCGCTGGAAAAATTAAATTATTTATACATTCCCTCAATTAGGCTTTTATTGGCCGCGGTTATTATTTTACGCTTTAAGCTTAGTTTAGGTGTCATTTCGCCATTATCAATGCTCCATTCACGTGGAAGCAGCTCAAACTTTTTAATACTTTCGTATTGTGCAAGCGTTTGATTCATTTGATTTATGTGCGATTTTATTAGTTCGTTTACCTCGGAGTCTTTTATCAACTCTTCGTTAGAGGAAAATGATTTTCCTTTTTTAGAAAAGTAATCTTTTAAATTTATAAAAGAAGGAACGATTAATGCAGATGCAAATTTTTCGTTCTCGCCAACAACCATTGCTTGTTCAATGTAAGGAGATTCTTTTAGCTTGTTTTCAATCATTTGAGGAGCAATGTATTTTCCTCCGGATGTTTTAAAAATTTCTTTTTTTCTGTCGGTTATTTTTAAATATTTTCCTTCTACAAATATTCCGATATCTCCTGTATGAAACCAACCATTTACAATTACTTCAGCTGTTGCTTCCGGACGTTTGTAGTAGCCCATCATAATGTTTGGGCCTTTTACTAGTATTTCTCCATCTTCAGCAATTTTTACTTCGCATCCATCAATTACGGTTCCTACAGTGCCAAATTTTGTACAGCCTTTATCTAGATAATTTACAGCAATTACCGGAGATGTTTCTGTAAGTCCATATCCTTCCAATACCGGAATTCCTGCACCCCAAAAAACTCTGGCTAAACGCTCTTGCAGTGCTGCTCCCCCAGATACTATTGTTTTTATATTCCCGCCTAAGGCTTCTTGCCATTTGCTAAAAATTAGTTTACGGGCAATTTTAAGTTGAAATTCATACCATGCGCCATTCTTTCCGTCTAGTTCGTATTTCAATCCAAGATTAAGTGCCCAAAAGAATAGCGTTCTCTTTATTCCGGTTAAATCTTCTCCTTTGGCTACAATTTTATCGTATACCTTTTCTAATAAACGAGGAACAGTAGTAAATACATGTGGTTTAACTTCTTTAAGGTTATCTGCAATAGTTTCTAAGCTTTCTGCAAAATAAATAGAGATACCTAATGATTGGTAATTATACTCCAACATTCGTTCGTAAACGTGGTTTAGAGGTAAGAAGCTCAATGCCTTATCGCCTGGAACTATTGGCATACATTTTTTAACAGATTTTACCTGGCTAACTAAATTTTTATGCGATAACATAACTCCTTTTGGGTTGCCTGTTGTTCCAGATGTGTAAAGGATAGTAGCTAAGTCGCTTTCTTTAATACTTGCCTTCATTTCATTCATTTTGGCAGTATTTTGCTCTTTTTTTCCTAACTCTAAAATGTCTTTCCAGTTTTTTGCTCCATCAACTTTGTTGAATGTTATAATTTCTTTTAAGCTGGGTACTTCACTTTTGATGGCACTAACTTTATCATACAACTCTTTGCTAGAAACAAAAGCAAATTTAATTTGTGCATCGTTAAAAATAAACTTAAGGTCGTTATCGCTGATAGTAGGGTATATTGGAACGCTTATACCACCGCTCATCTGCATAGCATAATCAGCAAAAACCCATTCGGGTCTGTTGTTGGCAATTAGCGCAATGTTGTCGTTTTTTTGAACGCCAATAGACATCAATCCATAAGCCAAAAATGTACAGTTGTTATATACATCTTCGGTAGAATACTTTATCCATTTACCATTTTCCTTTGCTGCAAGAGCATCGTCTACATTGTAAGATTGTTTGTTAAACTCTAAAATGTCGAATAAGCGTTTTACTTCCATTGTTTCTTGTTTTTCTTATACTTATAAATATAGTAAAATATACGATTTTGTAAAATCTTTATGTGTATACAAGCTATTTTGTAAGAAATTTGCAATATTATTATTTACTTTATCAACATTGCAATTTATAGTACCTTAATGTCAAGTAAACATAAAAAAATATCCACAAATTCTCCTAAACAAAATTTTAATTGGATAGCTTTAGCATTAATTCTACTGTTTACTGCCATTGTTTTTTCATCATCCATAAAAGGAGATTGGCTTTATAACTGGGACGACAATTTATACATACTCAATAGTCCAAACGTATTCGATTTTTCTATTAAAGGCATTTTTTCGGAGTACGAAGTAGATAATTACCATCCACTAACAACGCTATCGTATGCAATTCAGTACAAGTTTGGAGGGTTAAATGCGGCTAGTTTCCATTTGTGGAATTTAATTATTCATCTTTTAAATGTATTTCTAGTTTATAGATTGTTTTTTTTATTGGTAAATAATTGGAAAGTTTCTGCCATAACTGCTTTGTTGTTTGCTGTTCATCCTATGCGAGTAGAGTCTGTTGCATGGATATCTGAGCGGAAAGATGTATTGTATGTGTTTTTTTATTTGTGGTCAATTGTCAATTATGTATTGTATAAGTTGAGAGAAAAGAAAAAGTACCTAGCATATTGTTTGTTGTTATTTCTGTGTTCGCTATTATCAAAGTCGGCTGCTGTTTCTTTATCTGTTATGCTTTTGGTGGTAGATTATTTTATTGATAAAAAGATAAATGCTAAAGCAATTGTTGACAAGTGGCCATTTTTTGTGTTGTCTTTAGTTTTTGGGATAGTTGCTATTCACTCACAAGGCTTGTCGGGTGCCATTCGTGTAGCTCCTGAATTTTCCCTGTTGGATAGATTTTTCATTACCAATTATAATTTAGGTTTTTATTTATTCAAGTATTTTATTCCAACAGATTTGTCTGTAATTTATCTCTACCCGCAGAAGATTGATGGGTGGCTGCCTTGGTTCTTTTATGCCTCTCCTGTTGTGTTAATGTTGTTCGCTCTGCTTTCCTATTGGTTTAAAACTAGTAGAAGTGTTTTATTGTTTTCTTTTGGTTTTTATTTGGTTGGGCTAATGTTGGTGCTTCAACTAATTCCGGTAGGCAGAGCCATTACAGCCGATAGGTACAGCTACTTGCCGCACATTGGAATTTCTTTTTTAATAGGTATTGTGTATGTTCGTTTGGAGGAGTTGTTTAAGAAGAATAAGCCAATCATTCCTAAATTATACTTATATAGCTTGGTTTTATTTGCCATTGCTTGTATGTGGCTAACCACAAAGCAAGTAAAAGTTTGGCAAGATAGCTTAACAGTTACTACCAACGCAATTGAGCAAAATGAAGGAAATTATTTGTATAAAGATTTTATTTATGCATCTAGAGGGGTAGCTAAAGATAAATTAGAGGATTATGCTTCCGCAATTTTAGATTATGATAAATCGTTAGAGTATAACCCTACCTATTATCAAGTATATTACAATCGCGCACTGGACAAAGAAAAGATAAAGGATTTAAGCGGTGCACTTGCAGATTATTCTAAAGCGGTTGAAGTTAATCCGTCTTATGCAAAGGCTTATTTTAGTCGAGGTACGCTCAAAATTAATACAAGTGATTTAGCGGGAGCAATACAGGATTTTGATTTAGCAATTAAATACGATGCCAATATGATTGAAGCTTATAATAATAGAGGAGGAGCTAAGTATATGAATAATCAAAAAGAAGAAGGTTGCAATGATTGGAAAATAGCTGCTGCTAAAGGATTCAAGAATTCGCAAGAGAACATTGTAAAGTATTGTAAGTAAAACTCTCGTTCAATAATCTATTAAACCTACCTTAGAATTGAATCAAATGGTTAGAATAGTTGTAATGTCTTTTTTTTTATTGGGTTCGTTTTCTGCATTTTCCGGTACAGTTTATTGGGGTTTTACAACTGATTTTAATAATAATTTCAAAACAAGACAAACGTATTCAGTCGGTTTTTTGTTTGATGCGCAACCTTTCGAAAATATACCAGTTTTTTTGAATTACAACTATAACATTGGGCTGGTGAATAAAGGAGGCTTATATGTGCATAGTAGTTTAACGGCCTTAGGTATTTTAAAATTAGTAGCACCACTTGATAGTGTTAAACTAAAAATAAAAGTGATAACCTATATTTTATCATTGGTTATTCCTTCCGGAGTTACCTATAATTTTATTAATAAACAGCAGTTTAGGTTAGGTATTTATTGCAATCCGCTTGGGTATGATTACTACAACCTGCCAGGAAAGGAAGAAATAAGTGCCTCTGTTATTGAATTAGGTATTAAATCGACAAAAAGTATTTCGGATAAAGTAGCGTTATACATGTCTGTTGGCGCAAACTACAATATAAGTGTGGGTTCTAAAAAGCTATTGCCTGCAAATTATTCAAATAGTTTTATCCCTAATGCCAGATTGGGGGTAGCAATTTTTTAGTAAATAGATTATCTAAGTGTACCTAAAAAATTATTTAAATCTGTTATACTCGACTCGTATTGAAAAGCATCGTTTACCAAAAAATATTTGCCTCTATCAACAGTGTATCTGTATGCAAATTTAGCATATTGCAGCTTTGTATTTTCGTAGGAAAATAGCTCTACAATTTCTTTTACTTGCAGGCTTGATAAACAGTTTCTGGATGTTAATTGTTTGGCTACAGTAAGCTTAGAATCCTCAAACGATTTACTCGATATAGATTTTTTTGCAGCCGCAAAATCGTTAGAATTCATTGCATTCGGGCAAGATGCATTAGTAGGAGAAGGCGACATCGCAGTTTGATTAGAACCTGCATCTGTTTGTGCTATGGTAGTTTGTGTTGTAGTAACACTTTGAGTTGCACCTGTGTTAATGCTTACATCAGCTCCCATACCGTTTATATTCACTCCCATCATTATTGGGTCGCTTGTGCTGATGGTAGATTGAGTTATGGTTGTAGTGGTGGTTTGTTGTTGTTCAACTATAATCAGTGGCTGACTAACCGGTGTTGGAGCATTATAAATATATTGCATTTGGTATGTACCCATATTTGTTTTTCGAATTGAGTACACAAAATCATTATTTAAAATTCGATTGCCTCCCCACTCAAAATAAACAGGTGCTTCTATCGAAGAAATGTTTCTATTCTCAAATACTATTTTAACATTGTAGGTGGGTTGTGTTAGTCCAGTTATTTTTAGGGTGCCTTCGGCTAACAGATTCTGATTAATACCGTTTATAGACACATAGAATCGTTCTCCATTTTCGGAAAAAACAGTTAGGTTATTTGTCTGACCAACGGCAAATACAACACTTAAAAAGGAAATAAGTAATAAAATAGAATTTTTCATTTTGTATTTAGTGTATTATTTCAAAAGTTCTTTTACAATGGTTGAAATTGCTTTTCCATCAGCTTTTCCGGCTAATTGTTTAGAAGCAACTCCCATTACTTTTCCCATATCTGCTGCCGATGTTGCTCCCACTGCTGCAATAATAGCGGTAACTTCTTTGCGAAGTTCATCTTCGCTCATTTGCTTGGGTAAATAAGCCTCAATTACTCCTGCTTGGTAAAGTTCCGTTTCTGCCAAATCTTTTCTGCTTTGAGATAAATATAATTCAGCAGTCTCTTTGCGTTTCTTTACTTCTTTTTGCAACGCCTTTGTTTCAGTTTCCTCAGTTAAACCTTCATGGGATGTTTTTAGTAATAGGATCACTGATTTTACTGCGCGTAAAGCTTCTAGTTTTTGAGAATCTTTAGCTATCATTGCTGCTTTTATATCAGCATTGATTTTTTCTTCTAGTGCCATAAATGTTTTTTTTACAAAAGTAAGGATGTTTACTCACAATGTACAGCATTATAAAATCATTTTTGGGGCTAATTGATTGTTAGTACTTTGTGAATTAAATAAGTAGTTAATTCACAATTCTTTACTATTTTTAGGAGTATAAAATTGTATAGAATTTGATATGTCGTCATTAATAAATATAACTATTTTAATAGTTGCCTATTTACTGGGCTCTATACCAACAGCAGTATGGGTTGGAAAGCGTTTTTATGGAATTGATGTTAGAGAACACGGAAGTGGAAATGCAGGTGCAACAAATACATTTAGGGTATTAGGCAAAAGGGCCGGTATTCCTGTTTTGGTGATTGATATCTTAAAAGGTTTTTTAGCTGCAAGTTTAGCTTATTTTGCTAATTACCAGCCAGGTACTAATCAGTTTATTAATTTACAGTTAGTTTTAGGAACTGCTGCTTTATTAGGGCATTTATTCCCAATATTTGCAGCATTTAGAGGTGGCAAAGGAATTGCAACTATACTTGGGGTTATAATTTCTGTTCATCCTTCCGCAGCTTTGCTTTCTATTGGAATATTTTTATTTGTTTTTTTAACAACTCGTTATGTTTCTCTTGGTTCAATGGTTGCTGCAGTTATGTTTCCTGTGGTTATAGTACTGGTTTTTAAATCGGATACTCGTTCATTATTAGTTTTTTCGTTTATCATTGCCATATTAGTTTTAGTAACCCATCAAAACAATATCGAACGTTTGCTTAGAGGCAAAGAATCCCGAATTTCGTTTAAAAAAAAATCGATGAAAGTAAATCCTAATCCTAGCTTGAATTCGTAAAGCTATATGGAATGGAAACTTGTTTTTGTTTGTTGTTGTATAAGCTACGTTGGTAAATAATGAAAAATTGTTTTAGAATAGTTATTTGTGTAGGTGTTCTTTTCGCGCTTTCCAGTAGCTGTTTTTCTCAAAACAATTTCTCCTCCGAAGATGATTTAAAAAAAGAAGCCTCCAAATTATTCGAAGAAGATGATTTTGCCGGAGCATTTAATTTATACTCTCAACTATTAAGTAACTATCCGAAAGACCCAATTTATAATTACAAATTTGGTGTCTGTATGCTTATGGCCGGAGACAATAAAGAAACGGCTTTAACCTATCTTCAATATGCCTCCCAAAAACAAGGCGTAGATAAAGAGGCGACTTTTTATTTGGGCAAAGCATATCACATAAACTATCGTTTTGATGAAGCTATTAAGGAGTACACAACTTATAAATCAGTTGCTTCTAAAGCAAAATTGGAAAAACTGCAGGTTGATAGGCAAATAGAAATGTGTAAAAACGGGAAGCAATTACTTAGCAATCTGTCCGACTTATATATTTTAGATAAAAAGGAGTTGAATCAATCTGAATATTTTCGGTCGTATGATTTAACAGATATTGGTGGAAAGTTGTTGGTTAAACTAGAGGAATTCCAAACGGAATTGGATAAGAAGAAAAAGGATAACTCAATAATGTATTTGGCCCC
It encodes the following:
- a CDS encoding GatB/YqeY domain-containing protein translates to MALEEKINADIKAAMIAKDSQKLEALRAVKSVILLLKTSHEGLTEETETKALQKEVKKRKETAELYLSQSRKDLAETELYQAGVIEAYLPKQMSEDELRKEVTAIIAAVGATSAADMGKVMGVASKQLAGKADGKAISTIVKELLK
- a CDS encoding long-chain fatty acid--CoA ligase translates to MEVKRLFDILEFNKQSYNVDDALAAKENGKWIKYSTEDVYNNCTFLAYGLMSIGVQKNDNIALIANNRPEWVFADYAMQMSGGISVPIYPTISDNDLKFIFNDAQIKFAFVSSKELYDKVSAIKSEVPSLKEIITFNKVDGAKNWKDILELGKKEQNTAKMNEMKASIKESDLATILYTSGTTGNPKGVMLSHKNLVSQVKSVKKCMPIVPGDKALSFLPLNHVYERMLEYNYQSLGISIYFAESLETIADNLKEVKPHVFTTVPRLLEKVYDKIVAKGEDLTGIKRTLFFWALNLGLKYELDGKNGAWYEFQLKIARKLIFSKWQEALGGNIKTIVSGGAALQERLARVFWGAGIPVLEGYGLTETSPVIAVNYLDKGCTKFGTVGTVIDGCEVKIAEDGEILVKGPNIMMGYYKRPEATAEVIVNGWFHTGDIGIFVEGKYLKITDRKKEIFKTSGGKYIAPQMIENKLKESPYIEQAMVVGENEKFASALIVPSFINLKDYFSKKGKSFSSNEELIKDSEVNELIKSHINQMNQTLAQYESIKKFELLPREWSIDNGEMTPKLSLKRKIITAANKSLIEGMYK
- a CDS encoding N-acetyl sugar amidotransferase: MNATEFKQCKKCVLDTTAKYITFDSEGICNHCRQYAAMAKKYVDIPQEKKDKELSVIVSKIKRLGKNNKYDCILGLSGGADSSYLAYFAKQLGLRPLVVHFDNGWNSELAVKNIENIVSKLGYDLYTYVFDWEEFKDLQVAYLKASVVDTEVPTDYLIFAVLNKIAAKENIKYILSGYNYVTEFGMPKGWNYDKKFDHVNLENIHKKFGKVELKKFPTFGISQRYWYEEILGIETVTLLNFKPYIKKEIKDLIAKELDWRDYGGKHHESIFTRFYQDYILPKKFNIDKRKTHWSSLIWSGQATKQEALADLANEPYPKELQEQDRVYVTKKLGLTDTEFESIMNTKPIEHEFYGFESPDNLKFKLYKLLLYVPARISKKIRYIKATGRWKN
- the plsY gene encoding glycerol-3-phosphate 1-O-acyltransferase PlsY; the protein is MSSLINITILIVAYLLGSIPTAVWVGKRFYGIDVREHGSGNAGATNTFRVLGKRAGIPVLVIDILKGFLAASLAYFANYQPGTNQFINLQLVLGTAALLGHLFPIFAAFRGGKGIATILGVIISVHPSAALLSIGIFLFVFLTTRYVSLGSMVAAVMFPVVIVLVFKSDTRSLLVFSFIIAILVLVTHQNNIERLLRGKESRISFKKKSMKVNPNPSLNS
- a CDS encoding DUF4476 domain-containing protein, which gives rise to MKNSILLLISFLSVVFAVGQTNNLTVFSENGERFYVSINGINQNLLAEGTLKITGLTQPTYNVKIVFENRNISSIEAPVYFEWGGNRILNNDFVYSIRKTNMGTYQMQYIYNAPTPVSQPLIIVEQQQTTTTTITQSTISTSDPIMMGVNINGMGADVSINTGATQSVTTTQTTIAQTDAGSNQTAMSPSPTNASCPNAMNSNDFAAAKKSISSKSFEDSKLTVAKQLTSRNCLSSLQVKEIVELFSYENTKLQYAKFAYRYTVDRGKYFLVNDAFQYESSITDLNNFLGTLR